Proteins from one Escherichia coli genomic window:
- the djlA gene encoding co-chaperone DjlA, whose translation MQYWGKIIGVAVALLMGGGFWGVVLGLLIGHMFDKARSRKMAWFANQRERQALFFATTFEVMGHLTKSKGRVTEADIHIASQLMDRMNLHGASRTAAQNAFRVGKSDNYPLREKMRQFRSVCFGRFDLIRMFLEIQIQAAFADGSLHPNERAVLYVIAEELGISRAQFDQFLRMMQGGAQFGGGYQQQSGGGNWQQAQRGPTLEDACNVLGVKPTDDATTIKRAYRKLMSEHHPDKLVAKGLPPEMMEMAKQKAQEIQQAYELIKQQKGFK comes from the coding sequence ATGCAGTATTGGGGAAAAATCATTGGCGTGGCCGTGGCCTTACTGATGGGCGGCGGCTTTTGGGGCGTAGTGTTAGGCCTGTTAATTGGCCATATGTTTGATAAAGCCCGTAGCCGTAAAATGGCGTGGTTCGCCAACCAGCGTGAGCGTCAGGCGCTGTTTTTTGCCACCACTTTTGAAGTGATGGGGCATTTAACCAAATCCAAAGGTCGCGTCACGGAGGCTGATATTCATATCGCCAGCCAGTTGATGGACCGAATGAACCTTCATGGCGCTTCCCGTACTGCGGCGCAAAATGCGTTCCGGGTTGGAAAATCAGACAATTACCCACTGCGCGAAAAGATGCGCCAGTTTCGCAGTGTCTGCTTTGGTCGTTTTGACTTAATTCGTATGTTTCTGGAGATCCAGATTCAGGCGGCGTTTGCTGATGGTTCGCTGCATCCGAATGAACGGGCGGTGCTGTATGTCATTGCTGAAGAATTAGGGATCTCCCGTGCCCAGTTTGACCAGTTTTTGCGCATGATGCAGGGCGGTGCACAGTTTGGCGGCGGTTATCAGCAGCAATCTGGCGGTGGTAACTGGCAGCAAGCGCAGCGTGGCCCGACGCTGGAAGATGCCTGTAATGTGCTGGGTGTGAAGCCGACGGATGATGCGACCACCATTAAACGTGCCTATCGTAAGCTGATGAGCGAGCACCATCCCGATAAGCTGGTAGCAAAAGGTTTGCCGCCTGAGATGATGGAGATGGCGAAGCAAAAAGCGCAGGAAATTCAGCAGGCCTATGAGCTGATAAAGCAGCAGAAAGGGTTTAAATAA
- the rluA gene encoding bifunctional tRNA pseudouridine(32) synthase/23S rRNA pseudouridine(746) synthase RluA, with protein sequence MGMENYNPPQEPWLVILYQDDHIMVVNKPSGLLSVPGRLEEHKDSVMTRIQRDYPQAESVHRLDMATSGVIVVALTKAAERELKRQFREREPKKQYVARVWGHPSPAEGLVDLPLICDWPNRPKQKVCYETGKPAQTEYEVVEYAADNTARVVLKPITGRSHQLRVHMLALGHPILGDRFYASPEARAMAPRLLLHAEMLTITHPAYGNSMTFKAPADF encoded by the coding sequence ATGGGGATGGAAAACTACAATCCGCCGCAGGAACCCTGGCTGGTTATCCTGTATCAGGATGACCACATTATGGTGGTCAACAAGCCGAGCGGTTTGTTGTCTGTGCCGGGTCGTCTGGAAGAGCACAAAGACAGCGTGATGACGCGCATTCAGCGTGATTATCCGCAGGCGGAATCGGTGCATCGTCTGGATATGGCTACCAGCGGCGTGATTGTAGTGGCGCTGACCAAAGCCGCGGAGCGGGAATTAAAACGCCAGTTCCGCGAGCGCGAGCCGAAAAAGCAGTATGTGGCCCGCGTCTGGGGACATCCATCCCCTGCGGAAGGTCTGGTAGATCTGCCGCTGATTTGCGACTGGCCAAACCGCCCGAAACAGAAAGTCTGTTACGAAACAGGTAAACCTGCGCAGACGGAATATGAAGTGGTGGAGTATGCGGCGGATAACACGGCAAGAGTGGTGTTAAAACCGATTACCGGGCGTTCGCATCAGTTGCGTGTGCATATGCTGGCGCTGGGTCATCCGATTCTCGGCGATCGTTTTTATGCATCACCAGAAGCGAGAGCAATGGCACCGCGTTTGTTGCTACATGCAGAGATGTTGACGATTACCCATCCGGCGTATGGCAATAGTATGACGTTTAAAGCGCCAGCGGATTTTTAA
- the polB gene encoding DNA polymerase II, with protein MAQAGFILTRHWRDTPQGTEVSFWLATDNGPLQVTLEPQESVAFIPADQVPRAQHILQGEQGFRLTPLALKDFHRQPVYGLYCRAHRQLMNYEKRLREAGVTVYEADVRPPERYLMERFITSPVWVEGDMRNGAIVNARLKPHPDYRPPLKWVSIDIETTRHGELYCIGLEGCGQRIVYMLGPENGDASALDFELEYVASRPQLLEKLNAWFANHDPDVIIGWNVVQFDLRMLQKHAERYRIPLRLGRDNSELEWREHGFKNGVFFAQAKGRLIIDGIEALKSAFWNFSSFSLETVAQELLGEGKSIDNPWDRMDEIDRRFAEDKPALATYNLKDCELVTQIFHKTEIMPFLLERATVNGLPVDRHGGSVAAFGHLYFPRMHRAGYVAPNLGEVPPHASPGGYVMDSRPGLYDSVLVLDYKSLYPSIIRTYLIDPVGLVEGMAQPDPEHSTEGFLDAWFSREKHCLPEIVTNIWHGRDEAKRQGNKPLSQALKIIMNAFYGVLGTTACRFFDPRLASSITMRGHQIMRQTKALIEAQGYDVIYGDTDSTFVWLKGAHSEEEAAKIGRALVQHVNAWWAETLQKQQLTSALELEYETHFCRFLMPTIRGADTGSKKRYAGLIQEGDKQRMVFKGLETVRTDWTPLAQQFQQELYLRIFRNEPYQEYVRETIDKLMAGELDARLVYRKRLRRPLSEYQRNVPPHVRAARLADEENQKRGRPLQYQNRGTIKYVWTTNGPEPLDYQRSPLDYEHYLTRQLQPVAEGILPFIEDNFATLMTGQLGLF; from the coding sequence GTGGCGCAGGCAGGTTTTATCTTAACCCGACACTGGCGGGATACCCCGCAAGGAACCGAAGTTTCCTTTTGGTTAGCGACGGACAACGGGCCGTTGCAGGTTACGCTTGAACCGCAAGAGTCCGTGGCCTTTATTCCCGCCGATCAGGTTCCCCGCGCTCAGCATATTTTGCAGGGTGAACAAGGCTTTCGCTTGACGCCGCTGGCGTTAAAAGATTTTCACCGCCAGCCGGTGTATGGCCTTTACTGTCGCGCCCATCGCCAGTTGATGAATTACGAAAAGCGCCTGCGTGAAGCTGGCGTTACCGTTTACGAGGCCGATGTGCGCCCGCCAGAACGCTATCTGATGGAGCGGTTTATCACCTCCCCGGTGTGGGTAGAGGGTGATATGCGCAATGGCGCTATCGTTAATGCCCGTCTGAAACCGCATCCCGACTACCGCCCGCCGCTCAAGTGGGTTTCTATTGATATTGAAACCACCCGCCACGGTGAACTGTACTGCATCGGTCTGGAAGGCTGCGGGCAGCGCATCGTTTATATGCTGGGGCCGGAGAATGGCGATGCCTCCGCGCTTGATTTCGAACTGGAATATGTCGCCAGTCGCCCGCAGCTACTGGAAAAACTCAACGCCTGGTTTGCTAACCACGATCCTGATGTGATCATCGGCTGGAACGTGGTGCAGTTCGATCTGCGAATGCTGCAAAAACATGCCGAGCGCTACCGTATTCCACTGCGTCTCGGGCGCGATAACAGTGAGCTGGAGTGGCGCGAGCACGGCTTTAAAAACGGCGTCTTTTTTGCCCAGGCCAAAGGTCGGCTAATTATCGACGGTATTGAGGCGCTGAAATCTGCATTCTGGAATTTCTCTTCATTCTCGCTGGAAACCGTCGCTCAGGAGTTATTAGGCGAAGGAAAATCTATCGATAACCCGTGGGATCGGATGGACGAAATTGACCGCCGTTTCGCCGAAGATAAACCTGCGCTGGCAACTTATAACCTGAAAGATTGCGAGCTGGTGACGCAGATCTTCCACAAAACTGAAATCATGCCGTTTCTACTCGAACGGGCGACGGTGAACGGCCTGCCGGTGGATCGGCACGGGGGATCGGTGGCGGCGTTTGGTCATCTCTATTTTCCCCGAATGCATCGTGCTGGTTATGTCGCGCCTAATCTCGGTGAAGTGCCGCCGCACGCCAGCCCTGGCGGCTATGTGATGGATTCGCGGCCTGGTCTGTATGATTCGGTACTGGTGCTGGACTACAAAAGCCTGTACCCCTCGATCATCCGCACCTATCTGATTGATCCCGTCGGGCTGGTGGAAGGCATGGCGCAACCTGATCCAGAGCACAGCACCGAAGGTTTTCTCGATGCCTGGTTCTCGCGGGAGAAACATTGCCTGCCGGAGATTGTGACTAACATCTGGCACGGGCGCGATGAAGCCAAACGCCAGGGCAATAAACCGCTGTCGCAGGCGCTGAAGATCATTATGAATGCCTTTTATGGCGTGCTTGGCACTACCGCCTGCCGCTTCTTCGATCCGCGCCTGGCGTCGTCGATCACCATGCGTGGTCATCAGATCATGCGGCAAACCAAAGCGTTGATTGAAGCGCAGGGCTACGACGTGATCTACGGCGATACCGACTCAACGTTTGTCTGGCTGAAAGGCGCACATTCGGAAGAAGAAGCGGCGAAAATCGGTCGTGCACTGGTGCAGCACGTTAACGCCTGGTGGGCAGAAACGCTGCAAAAACAACAGCTGACCAGCGCATTAGAACTGGAGTATGAAACCCATTTCTGCCGTTTTCTGATGCCAACCATTCGCGGGGCCGATACGGGCAGCAAAAAGCGCTACGCCGGACTGATTCAGGAGGGCGACAAACAGCGGATGGTGTTTAAAGGGCTGGAAACCGTACGCACCGACTGGACACCGCTGGCCCAGCAGTTTCAGCAGGAGCTATATCTACGTATCTTCCGCAACGAGCCATATCAGGAATACGTTCGCGAAACCATCGACAAACTGATGGCAGGCGAACTGGATGCACGGCTGGTTTACCGTAAACGCCTTCGCCGTCCGCTGAGCGAATATCAGCGTAATGTGCCGCCTCATGTACGCGCCGCTCGCCTTGCCGATGAAGAAAACCAAAAGCGCGGTCGCCCCTTGCAATATCAGAACCGCGGCACCATTAAGTACGTCTGGACCACCAACGGCCCGGAGCCGCTGGACTACCAACGTTCACCGCTGGATTACGAACACTATCTGACCCGCCAGCTACAACCCGTGGCGGAGGGAATACTCCCTTTTATTGAGGATAATTTTGCTACACTTATGACCGGGCAACTTGGGCTATTTTGA
- the rapA gene encoding RNA polymerase-associated protein RapA, with translation MPFTLGQRWISDTESELGLGTVVAVDARTVTLLFPSTGENRLYARSDSPVTRVMFNPGDTITSHDGWQMQVEEVKEENGLLTYIGTRLDTEESGVALREVFLDSKLVFSKPQDRLFAGQIDRMDRFALRYRARKYSSEQFRMPYSGLRGQRTSLIPHQLNIAHDVGRRHAPRVLLADEVGLGKTIEAGMILHQQLLSGAAERVLIIVPETLQHQWLVEMLRRFNLRFALFDDERYAEAQHDAYNPFDTEQLVICSLDFARRSKQRLEHLCEAEWDLLVVDEAHHLVWSEDAPSREYQAIEQLAEHVPGVLLLTATPEQLGMESHFARLRLLDPNRFHDFAQFVEEQKNYRPVADAVAMLLAGNKLSNDELNMLGEMIGEQDIEPLLQAANSDSEDAQSARQELVSMLMDRHGTSRVLFRNTRNGVKGFPKRELHTIKLPLPTQYQTAIKVSGIMGARKSAEDRARDMLYPERIYQEFEGDNATWWNFDPRVEWLMGYLTSHRSQKVLVICAKAATALQLEQVLREREGIRAAVFHEGMSIIERDRAAAWFAEEDTGAQVLLCSEIGSEGRNFQFASHMVMFDLPFNPDLLEQRIGRLDRIGQAHDIQIHVPYLEKTAQSVLVRWYHEGLDAFEHTCPTGRTIYDSVYNDLINYLASPDQTEGFDDLIKNCREQHEALKAQLEQGRDRLLEIHSNGGEKAQALAESIEEQDDDTNLIAFAMNLFDIIGINQDDRGDNMIVLTPSDHMLVPDFPGLSEDGITITFDREVALAREDAQFITWEHPLIRNGLDLILSGDTGSSTISLLKNKALPVGTLLVELIYVVEAQAPKQLQLNRFLPPTPVRMLLDKNGNNLAAQVEFETFNRQLNAVNRHTGSKLVNAVQQDVHAILQLGEAQIEKSARALIDAARNEADEKLSAELSRLEALRAVNPNIRDDELTAIESNRQQVMESLDQAGWRLDALRLIVVTHQ, from the coding sequence ATGCCTTTTACACTTGGTCAACGCTGGATCAGCGATACAGAAAGCGAATTGGGACTTGGAACCGTTGTCGCGGTGGATGCGCGAACTGTCACTTTACTTTTCCCATCTACTGGTGAAAACCGTCTGTACGCACGCAGTGATTCCCCCGTGACCCGCGTGATGTTCAACCCTGGTGATACCATTACCAGCCATGACGGCTGGCAGATGCAAGTCGAAGAAGTAAAAGAAGAAAATGGCTTGCTGACCTATATCGGTACTCGCCTGGATACTGAAGAGTCCGGCGTAGCCCTGCGTGAAGTTTTCCTTGATAGCAAACTGGTGTTCAGCAAACCGCAGGACCGTCTGTTTGCCGGGCAGATTGACCGTATGGACCGCTTTGCGCTGCGTTATCGCGCACGTAAATATTCCAGCGAACAGTTCCGTATGCCGTACAGCGGCCTGCGCGGTCAGCGTACCAGTCTGATCCCGCATCAGCTCAACATCGCTCATGATGTTGGTCGCCGCCATGCGCCGCGCGTCCTGCTGGCTGACGAAGTGGGTTTAGGGAAAACCATTGAAGCCGGGATGATCCTGCATCAGCAACTGCTCTCTGGCGCTGCTGAACGTGTACTGATTATCGTCCCGGAAACCTTACAGCATCAGTGGCTGGTAGAAATGCTGCGCCGCTTCAATCTGCGTTTTGCCCTGTTTGATGACGAGCGTTACGCCGAAGCCCAGCACGATGCCTACAACCCGTTCGACACCGAACAGCTGGTCATTTGCTCGCTGGATTTTGCCCGTCGTAGCAAACAGCGTCTGGAACATCTCTGTGAAGCCGAATGGGACCTGCTGGTGGTCGATGAAGCGCATCACCTGGTGTGGAGCGAAGATGCGCCGAGCCGTGAATATCAGGCCATTGAACAACTGGCAGAGCATGTGCCCGGCGTTCTGCTGCTGACTGCGACCCCGGAACAGCTGGGGATGGAAAGCCACTTCGCCCGTCTGCGCCTGCTGGACCCGAACCGTTTCCACGATTTCGCGCAGTTCGTTGAAGAGCAGAAAAATTATCGTCCAGTAGCAGATGCCGTTGCCATGCTGCTGGCAGGTAACAAACTCAGCAATGACGAACTGAACATGCTCGGTGAGATGATCGGCGAGCAGGATATTGAGCCGTTACTGCAGGCGGCAAACAGCGACAGCGAAGATGCCCAGAGCGCCCGTCAGGAACTGGTTTCCATGCTGATGGATCGCCACGGCACCAGCCGCGTGCTGTTCCGTAACACGCGTAACGGTGTGAAAGGCTTCCCGAAACGCGAGCTACACACTATTAAACTGCCGCTGCCGACGCAGTATCAGACGGCCATTAAAGTCTCCGGAATTATGGGCGCACGTAAAAGTGCGGAAGACCGCGCTCGCGATATGCTCTACCCGGAGCGTATTTATCAGGAATTTGAAGGTGATAACGCCACCTGGTGGAACTTCGATCCGCGCGTTGAGTGGCTGATGGGTTACCTGACCAGCCATCGCTCACAGAAAGTGCTGGTGATCTGCGCTAAAGCCGCTACCGCGCTGCAACTGGAGCAGGTACTGCGCGAGCGTGAAGGTATCCGCGCTGCGGTGTTCCACGAAGGCATGTCGATTATTGAGCGTGACCGCGCTGCGGCATGGTTTGCCGAAGAAGACACCGGCGCACAGGTACTGCTTTGCTCGGAAATCGGTTCTGAAGGACGTAACTTCCAGTTCGCCAGCCACATGGTGATGTTTGACCTGCCATTCAACCCGGATCTGCTGGAGCAGCGTATTGGTCGACTGGATCGTATCGGTCAGGCGCACGATATTCAGATCCATGTGCCTTATCTGGAAAAAACCGCTCAGTCGGTACTGGTACGCTGGTATCACGAAGGTCTGGATGCATTCGAGCACACCTGCCCGACCGGACGCACTATCTACGATAGCGTGTATAACGATCTGATTAACTACCTGGCCTCACCGGATCAAACCGAAGGCTTTGACGATCTGATCAAAAACTGCCGCGAGCAGCACGAGGCGTTGAAGGCACAGCTGGAACAGGGTCGTGACCGCCTGCTGGAAATCCATTCCAACGGTGGCGAAAAAGCCCAGGCACTGGCAGAAAGCATTGAAGAGCAGGATGACGATACCAACCTGATCGCCTTCGCCATGAACCTGTTCGATATTATCGGTATCAATCAGGACGATCGCGGCGACAACATGATCGTGCTGACGCCGTCCGATCATATGCTGGTGCCGGACTTCCCGGGCCTGTCGGAAGATGGCATCACCATCACCTTCGACCGTGAAGTGGCGCTGGCGCGTGAAGATGCGCAGTTTATTACCTGGGAGCATCCACTGATCCGCAACGGCCTGGATCTGATCCTCTCTGGCGATACCGGTAGCAGCACGATTTCACTGTTGAAAAACAAAGCGTTGCCGGTAGGTACGCTGTTGGTGGAACTGATTTATGTCGTTGAAGCCCAGGCTCCGAAGCAGTTGCAGCTCAACCGCTTCCTGCCGCCGACGCCGGTACGTATGCTGCTGGATAAAAATGGCAACAACCTGGCGGCGCAGGTGGAGTTTGAAACCTTTAACCGTCAGCTTAACGCGGTTAACCGCCACACTGGCAGCAAGCTGGTTAATGCCGTGCAGCAGGATGTTCACGCTATCCTTCAGTTGGGTGAAGCGCAGATCGAGAAATCTGCCCGTGCATTGATTGATGCAGCACGTAACGAAGCCGACGAAAAACTGTCTGCCGAGCTGTCTCGTCTGGAAGCTCTGCGCGCAGTGAACCCGAACATTCGTGACGATGAACTGACCGCCATTGAGAGCAACCGTCAGCAGGTAATGGAAAGCCTGGATCAGGCAGGCTGGCGTCTGGATGCCCTGCGTTTGATCGTTGTGACGCATCAGTAA
- the lptD gene encoding LPS assembly protein LptD, producing the protein MKKRIPTLLATMIATALYSQQGLAADLASQCMLGVPSYDRPLVQGDTNDLPVTINADHAKGDYPDDAVFTGSVDIMQGNSRLQADEVQLHQKEAPGQPEPVRTVDALGNVHYDDNQVILKGPKGWANLNTKDTNVWEGDYQMVGRQGRGKADLMKQRGENRYTILDNGSFTSCLPGSDTWSVVGSEIIHDREEQVAEIWNARFKVGPVPIFYSPYLQLPVGDKRRSGFLIPNAKYTTTNYFEFYLPYYWNIAPNMDATITPHYMHRRGNIMWENEFRYLSQAGAGLMELDYLPSDKVYEDEHPNDDSSRRWLFYWNHSGVMDQVWRFNVDYTKVSDPSYFNDFDNKYGSSTDGYATQKFSVGYAVQNFNATVSTKQFQVFSEQNTSSYSAEPQLDVNYYQNDVGPFDTRIYGQAVHFVNTRDDMPEATRVHLEPTINLPLSNNWGSINTEAKLLATHYQQTNLDWYNSRNTTKLDESVNRVMPQFKVDGKMVFERDMEMLAPGYTQTLEPRAQYLYVPYRDQSDIYNYDSSLLQSDYSGLFRDRTYGGLDRIASANQVTTGVTSRIYDDAAVERFNISVGQIYYFTESRTGDDNITWENDDKTGSLVWAGDTYWRISERWGLRGGIQYDTRLDNVATSNSSIEYRRDEDRLVQLNYRYASPEYIQATLPKYYSTAEQYKNGISQVGAVASWPIADRWSIVGAYYYDTNANKQADSMLGVQYSSCCYAIRVGYERKLNGWDNDKQHAVYDNAIGFNIELRGLSSNYGLGTQEMLRSNILPYQNTL; encoded by the coding sequence ATGAAAAAACGTATCCCCACTCTCCTGGCCACCATGATTGCCACCGCCCTTTATAGTCAACAGGGACTGGCAGCCGACCTCGCCTCACAGTGCATGTTGGGCGTGCCAAGCTATGATCGTCCTCTGGTACAGGGCGATACCAATGACTTACCCGTGACTATAAATGCTGACCACGCGAAAGGGGACTACCCGGATGACGCCGTGTTTACTGGCAGCGTGGATATCATGCAGGGTAACAGCCGTCTGCAGGCCGACGAAGTGCAGCTCCATCAAAAAGAGGCACCAGGACAGCCGGAGCCAGTACGTACCGTTGATGCGCTCGGTAATGTCCATTACGACGATAACCAGGTCATCCTCAAAGGGCCGAAAGGCTGGGCGAACCTGAACACCAAAGATACCAACGTCTGGGAAGGTGATTACCAGATGGTGGGTCGCCAGGGTCGCGGTAAAGCGGACCTGATGAAACAACGTGGTGAAAACCGCTATACCATTCTGGATAACGGTAGCTTTACCTCCTGTCTGCCGGGTTCCGACACCTGGAGCGTAGTAGGTAGCGAAATTATTCATGACCGCGAAGAACAAGTTGCGGAAATCTGGAACGCCCGCTTTAAGGTGGGTCCGGTACCGATCTTTTATAGCCCATATTTGCAGTTGCCGGTGGGTGACAAACGTCGTTCTGGTTTCTTGATCCCGAACGCCAAGTACACCACCACCAACTACTTTGAGTTCTACCTGCCATATTACTGGAACATTGCGCCAAATATGGATGCCACCATCACGCCGCATTATATGCATCGTCGTGGCAACATCATGTGGGAGAACGAATTCCGCTACCTCTCCCAGGCGGGCGCAGGTTTGATGGAACTGGACTATCTGCCTTCCGATAAAGTCTATGAAGATGAACACCCGAACGATGACAGTTCACGTCGTTGGTTGTTCTACTGGAACCACTCCGGGGTCATGGATCAGGTGTGGCGTTTCAACGTCGACTACACCAAGGTCAGCGATCCTAGCTACTTCAATGATTTCGATAACAAGTACGGTTCCAGTACTGACGGCTACGCAACGCAAAAATTCAGCGTTGGCTATGCGGTACAAAACTTCAATGCCACCGTTTCAACCAAGCAGTTCCAGGTCTTCAGCGAACAGAACACCAGTAGCTACTCGGCAGAGCCGCAGTTAGACGTTAACTACTACCAGAATGATGTTGGTCCATTTGATACGCGCATTTACGGCCAGGCTGTGCACTTTGTTAACACCAGAGACGACATGCCTGAAGCAACCCGTGTTCACCTGGAACCGACCATCAATTTGCCGCTCTCTAATAACTGGGGCAGCATCAATACCGAAGCGAAGTTGCTGGCAACCCATTATCAGCAAACCAACCTTGACTGGTATAACTCCAGAAACACAACCAAGCTGGACGAATCCGTTAACCGCGTAATGCCGCAATTCAAAGTTGACGGCAAAATGGTCTTTGAACGCGATATGGAAATGCTGGCACCGGGTTATACCCAAACGCTGGAACCGCGCGCGCAGTATTTGTACGTGCCGTATCGCGATCAGAGCGACATCTATAACTACGACTCGTCTCTGCTGCAATCTGACTACTCAGGCCTGTTCCGGGACCGGACTTATGGCGGTCTTGACCGTATTGCCTCCGCTAACCAGGTGACGACCGGTGTCACATCTCGCATATATGATGATGCTGCCGTTGAACGTTTTAATATTTCCGTTGGTCAAATCTACTATTTCACGGAGTCTCGCACTGGCGATGACAACATAACATGGGAGAATGACGACAAAACGGGCTCACTGGTATGGGCAGGCGATACCTACTGGCGTATCTCCGAGCGCTGGGGGTTGCGTGGCGGGATTCAGTACGACACGCGCCTGGATAACGTAGCCACCAGTAACTCCAGCATTGAATACCGTCGGGATGAAGACCGTCTGGTGCAGTTGAACTACCGTTACGCCAGCCCGGAATATATTCAGGCTACGCTGCCTAAGTACTATTCCACGGCAGAGCAGTATAAGAATGGTATTTCGCAGGTAGGTGCCGTCGCCAGCTGGCCAATTGCCGATCGTTGGTCAATTGTCGGGGCCTACTACTACGACACCAATGCGAACAAGCAAGCCGACTCTATGTTAGGTGTGCAATATAGCTCCTGCTGCTATGCGATTCGCGTCGGTTACGAGCGGAAGCTGAACGGTTGGGATAACGATAAACAACATGCGGTATATGACAACGCAATCGGCTTTAACATCGAACTTCGCGGCCTGAGCTCCAACTACGGTCTGGGTACGCAAGAGATGCTGCGTTCGAACATTCTGCCGTATCAAAACACTTTGTGA
- the surA gene encoding peptidylprolyl isomerase SurA produces the protein MKNWKTLLLGIAMIANTSFAAPQVVDKVAAVVNNGVVLESDVDGLMQSVKLNAAQARQQLPDDATLRHQIMERLIMDQIILQMGQKMGVKISDEQLDQAIANIAKQNNMTLDQMRSRLAYDGLNYNTYRNQIRKEMIISEVRNNEVRRRITILPQEVESLAQQVGNQNDASTELNLSHILIPLPENPTSDQVNEAESQARAIVDQARNGADFGKLAIAHSADQQALNGGQMGWGRIQELPGIFAQALSTAKKGDIVGPIRSGVGFHILKVNDLRGESKNISVTEVHARHILLKPSPIMTDEQARVKLEQIAADIKSGKTTFAAAAKEFSQDPGSANQGGDLGWATPDIFDPAFRDALTRLNKGQMSAPVHSSFGWHLIELLDTRNVDKTDAAQKDRAYRMLMNRKFSEEAASWMQEQRASAYVKILSN, from the coding sequence ATGAAGAACTGGAAAACGCTGCTTCTCGGTATCGCCATGATCGCGAATACCAGTTTCGCTGCCCCCCAGGTAGTCGATAAAGTCGCAGCCGTCGTCAATAACGGCGTCGTGCTGGAAAGCGACGTTGATGGATTAATGCAGTCGGTAAAACTGAACGCTGCCCAGGCAAGGCAGCAACTTCCTGATGATGCTACGCTGCGCCACCAAATCATGGAACGTTTGATCATGGATCAAATCATCCTGCAGATGGGGCAGAAAATGGGAGTGAAAATCTCCGATGAGCAGCTCGATCAGGCGATTGCTAACATCGCGAAGCAAAACAACATGACGCTGGATCAGATGCGCAGCCGTCTGGCTTACGACGGTCTGAACTACAACACCTATCGTAACCAGATCCGCAAAGAGATGATTATCTCTGAAGTGCGTAACAACGAAGTGCGTCGTCGCATCACTATCCTGCCGCAGGAAGTCGAATCTCTGGCGCAGCAGGTGGGTAACCAAAACGATGCCAGCACTGAGCTGAACCTGAGCCATATCCTGATTCCGCTGCCAGAAAACCCGACCTCTGATCAGGTAAACGAAGCGGAAAGCCAAGCGCGCGCTATTGTCGATCAGGCGCGTAACGGCGCTGATTTCGGTAAACTGGCGATTGCTCACTCTGCCGACCAACAGGCGCTGAACGGCGGCCAGATGGGCTGGGGTCGCATTCAGGAGCTGCCGGGGATCTTCGCCCAGGCATTAAGCACCGCGAAGAAAGGCGACATTGTTGGCCCGATTCGTTCCGGCGTTGGCTTCCATATTCTGAAAGTTAACGACCTGCGCGGCGAAAGCAAAAATATCTCGGTGACCGAAGTTCATGCTCGCCATATTCTGCTGAAACCGTCGCCGATCATGACTGACGAACAGGCCCGCGTGAAACTGGAACAGATTGCTGCCGATATCAAGAGTGGTAAAACGACTTTTGCCGCTGCAGCGAAAGAGTTTTCTCAGGATCCAGGCTCTGCTAACCAGGGCGGCGATCTCGGCTGGGCTACACCAGATATTTTCGATCCAGCCTTCCGTGATGCGCTGACCCGCCTGAACAAAGGTCAAATGAGTGCACCGGTTCACTCTTCATTCGGCTGGCATTTAATCGAACTGCTGGATACCCGTAATGTCGATAAAACCGACGCTGCGCAGAAAGATCGTGCATACCGCATGCTGATGAACCGTAAGTTCTCGGAAGAAGCAGCAAGCTGGATGCAGGAACAACGTGCCAGCGCCTACGTTAAAATCCTGAGCAACTAA